The genomic interval GACCTGCATGGACGTCGAACGAATGATTGTCAGAGTTGGCAACCTTTGGCCAGTTGACCTGTACGACTCGCGTCCCCGCTTCAATCAAGCGGCGCGCCAAGAGACAACTTTGACCGAATGTGTTATTGCCATACTTTTCTCGCAACTCTTTTGACTCTGCCGAAAGATTGAATGCCTCGCGCGCTTTGCCGGACAAGACCAGCGACAACGCCTTTCCGTAGTATTCGTCCAGTGCGTACTTGCTGACGGCCTTGTCGAGGTCATTCAGGCTGGCATTTACGGTGTCTCGCAAACTCGCACGACGCGCCAATCGCTCTTGCGGAACATCGGCCCGAAGTTGCAGGTCATCAACCTTGATTCGATCCATCTTGGCCATATCCATATCGTCACCGACGGGATAAAGCGTATATGGATCAAATGCGCGCCCCATGAACCCTGCCGTGCCGCCTTTTCCAATGACTCCACTTTCCTGCAGCGGACGGGGCATCATCACATAGGGAAGCATCGGCACTTCGGGCGGACGAGCCTTAATGACGTGACAACCCCAGTTCGGGAAGTCCTTCGGACTAGGCGGTTCCAATTGACCAGACGGACTGACTTTGTCTGCCGTGTAACCGGTCATCATCTGATAAATCGCGGCCGTGTGATTGAACAAACCATTTGGCGAATAGCTGACCGCTCGCAAAAGAGTCGTCTTATCCAGTTCTTGCGCCAGCTTCGGCATGAGTTCGGTGAACTGAATTCCGGGAAGCTTGGTGTCAATCGGCTTGAAGACACTCTTCACGTTGTCGGGTACATCGACCTTAGGATCCCAAAGATCAAGATGACTGGGGCCGCCCTGCAGGTAAACCAGAATCACATGCTTGGCTTTTCCGAACCCGACACCCCCATATCGGACATCTTCCGCAGCACGAGCCTGCTCGCTTTTGAGTAACGCGGGAAGCGAAAGCCCGAGAAGCGATGCTCCCCCGATGCGAATCAATTCTCGCCGACTGAACCCATCACACGTGTCTTTACCATACTGACCGGGGATCGCAAACATGTGCTTCACTCCAGGGGCAATCAATAGGCGGGCGGTTGGGCAGTATCGACTGAGGGACCGACACAAGAAAACATCGGTAAAATCGATTGCGTTCGATTGGGTTATACTGTGCAGAAGAAATGTCTGTCAATCGGCAGCCGCTTGACGCCCGCGGCAGCATCGTTCACATCCAACTACCATATCACAACTTACAACCAATCAGCGAAAACACATCCGTCCTCATTTAGCTACTCAGCTTTCGCGGCCAACGACGATTTTCGATGCCGCAGAAGCCACTCATAGAATTCCGGCATCGCGTAGGTCGACGTCCAAACATCGTGCGGGGCATTGGAAAGAATGGTGAACTTCACATTCCCTCCGATGCCGCGAATTGCATCAACCATCTGCTCAGTCTCCATGAACGGCACACCTCCATCATCATCACCATGAATGGCCCAGACGGGAAGCCGCTTGAACTTGACCGCCTCACGAGTATCTGTCCAGCCGCAAATGGGAGCAACCGCCGCAAACCGCTCGGGTTGATACGCCGCCAGCTTCCAGGTCGCCCACCCACCCATGCTCAGGCCTGTGACATAGATCCGATCAGAGTCGACACGGTACGTCTTCTCAACCTGATCCAACAGAGCGGCCAGCGCGGCGGGATCAAAGAATCGATTCTCAAGCGTCAACTGAGGCGAAACCACAATAAACGGAAAATCGGGCTGTTCTTCGGCGATCTTTGGGGGACCGTGCCGCTTCACCAACGACAACCGGTTGCCTCGTTCACCACTGCCGTGTAGGAACACCAGCAGCGGAAACTTTTGTTGTTCGGCCGCTCGATAGCTTGCTGGCAAATAGAGCAGATACCCCATGCTGTGTCGCGGATTCGCGGGATACGCAAATTTCTGCTCGACCTGCTTTCCTGCAGACGGTTCGTCCGCAAACGTCGATCGATCTGCAAGGATAGCACAGCAAACAAGTGACAACGCCAGGGCCGTAATGTGACGCAATGGAAGACCTTTCGCTGAATGAGACGGGGAGTGCATTCCATGATCGAGAGCATGGCGCCTCCCAAAGCAGCCTGTCGACGGAAGCAAGGTCTCAAAACCAGCGACAGATTGCAAACATCACCATGGGGTTGCGGAGACCTTCGAGTGATTTCGAGTCGTTTGTCGAGCCTCGAACAGAATTACCGACCAAGAACACCCGTCACGAGTTCTTGAGCCGACTCAGTCAGCGTTGGGATGTATTTCAAACATCGATCCATCTCGGCTTCAAGCTGCTCAATCCGTTCCAGAATACCCTCCAGCGATCCGGCGCGGCCGATGTCTTCGATCTCTGTCGTCAGGCGCACAATCATGTCTGCACCGAGTGTTGCCGCGGCGCCTTTTAGAGCATGGGCAGCATTGGCGGTCTCGAGACTGTCGTTCCGCGTGGCACAGGCAACGATCTCGGCCACGCGACGGGGACCGGTCGCACAAAGTTCAGTGAGCAGCGACTGCATAAATTCGACATCGCCGAGGCATCGTTCCAAAAGCACGGCCGCATCGATGGGAGGTGCTATTCCAAATGTCTCTTCGACCTGCTTCAGAGTCATTGTCGCGCGTTCCTTCACCGATTCGGTCCCGTCTGATTCCATCTCGGGAATCGTTTGATCGACAGATGAAACAGCAGTATCTTCGGTGTTTGCAGCCACTCGTCTGCGATATTTGAGAATGACGTCGTACAACGATCGTGGCTCAAATGGCTTGCTGAGATAGTGATCCATTCCCGCGGCAAGACATCGATCAGCATCTCCTTTGACGGCGTTCGCCGTGAGCGCGATAATCGGAACGTGTCCCTCGATCCGGTGTTCCGATTCGAGAGTCCGAATGCATCGAGTCGCTTCAAATCCGTCAAGCTGTGGCATCTGGCAGTCCATGAGCACAATCGAGAACTGGTGTTCGCGAATCGCTTGAATCGCCTCCAACCCATTGGTAACCGTGCGGAACTTGCAACCAAACTCCGCCAGTAGCGTTGTGACATAGAGCCGATTGATCGCGTTGTCTTCTGCCACCAAGACTTCAATATCGCCATGCTCGCCCGGCGAACTCGACACTTTGGTGTGGCGCATCGTCATGCGCGGACCGCTGGAGTTCAGACGATTCTGCTGCAGGACGCCCTGAATGGCCGCATACAATTGAGTCGAAAGCACCGGCTTTGTCAGGTTCTGACAGATCCCCATTGCTTGCAGCGATTCCGCGCTCTCGTTCGACAAACCTGATCCCAGCATGATAAATGGCGGCATCACTCCCCGCGTCCCAAGCGATAGTGCCAGGTCGCTGCCGTTGCGTTCGGGCATATCATAGTCGCTGATGACAAGATCGAATCTTGCGTCCGATTCACGCGCCTCATCGAACAGACGCAGTGCGTCCTCCACAGTCGCTGCCGTCGCGGACTGCATTCCCCATCGGCGAGTATGTTCGTCCATGATGAGCAGATTCGTTTCGTTATCATCGACAATCAGGACTCGCCGCCCCTCAAGAGCGCGACGGTCTCTCTCCGAATAAAGTTCGCAATGTTCACGAACAGGGAAATTCACCGTAAACCAGAACATCGTCCCGGCACCGACGCGGCTTTCTACACCGATCTGGCCACCCATCATTTCGACCAGGTGTTTGCAGATCGCTAATCCCAGTCCGGTGCCTCCGTACTTTCGAGTCGTTGACGAATCGACCTGTGAGAAAGGCTGGAACAATCGATTCGCCCGATCTTGTGGAATCCCAATTCCCGTGTCACGGACGATAAAACGCAGCGTCGCGATCTCGTTCTCGATCCGATCGCAGACGATGTTCAAAATCACTTCGCCATGCTCGGTGAACTTGACGGCATTATTCAGCAGATTGATCAGAATCTGTCCCAACCGATTGCCATCGCCCGAATAAATCTGACGGGCCTGAGGATCGAAATCACAAATGAATTCCAATCCCTTTTCGTGAGCCCGCAGCCAGAGCATCTCGGTCGTTTCGTGGACAAGCTGCTCGAGATCGAAGTCATGGACGTCCATTTCAAGCTTGCCGGCTTCGATCTTCGAAAGGTCCAGAATGTCATTGACCAACGTCAAAAGGGCGCGACCACTGGTTTGACAGGCCTTCACGAATTGATGTTGTCGGCTATCCAATTCCGTAGTCAGCAGCAATTCGGTCATGCCAATGACGCCATTCAGCGGCGTTCGGATTTCATGACTCATCCGAGCGAGGAACGACGATTTCGCAAGATTCGCCGCGTCGGCCGCCTCCTTCTGTCGCTGCCATTCCTCCATCTGCTTGCGCTCGGTAATGTCGACCACCGTCCCTTCGTACCGTTCGATTTCGCCGACCGAGTTGCGAACACCTCGCGCGGCTTCTGAAATCCAGATCAGGGTTCCATCGCGACGGTAGACTTGCGACTCGAATCCGGTGACAACTCCATCCGCGATGATCCGTTGTCGAAACTCTTCGCGACGCGTTGGATCTAAATAGAGTTGCCGTTCGATGTCACCGATGGCGTTGATCAACTCGTCTGGCGACTCGTATCCATAAATGCGCGCCAACGCGGGATTCGCATTCAGATAGCGGCCGTCTGGAGATGTTTGAAAAATTCCTTCGATGCTATTCTCGAACAGACTGCGATACTTCTCTTCGGCCGATCGCAGTGCCTCCGCGGCGAGCGACCTGGCCTGCATCTCGGCACTCACAACCTGCAGGACACGATTGTATTCGCTGGCAATCTGTCCCACTTCGGTATGCGGTTCAACTGGAACCGCCCTGCCGAAATCACTGCGTTCGCTGTGCTGATTCATCGACTGCAACAGATCAATCAATTCCGTATGAGCACCATGCTCCGAGACATTTAAACCGCTCGTCTCACTCGCGGCATCAACACGGAGTGGATGGACGAAATCCAGTAAACGAAAAACGATCCAACCACCGACAAAAGCCCAAAGCCAGCAGGTCACGACACCCAGGGCTTGAACGCCAAGTTGTTCCTGCCATGTTCGCCCCGTGACCGACGGTGACGCCACAAGTGCAACCACCAGCGTGCCCCAAGTCCCTCCAAAGGCATGCACGGGCACGGCCCCGACCACATCATCGATCTGAAGACGTTCGAGCAAATAGCTCCCAGCAAGCGACAAGATCCCAGCGACGGAGCCAATCAGGATGGCGGCAATTGGCTCCGCCAAATGGCACGATGCCGTCATTGCAACCAGTCCCGCCAGAACCCCATTGATTGCCTGCCCCACGTCAGCGCGTTTCGTCAAACGCCAGGCAAGAAAGAGTGCGGACAATCCACCGGCCGCCGCTGCAAGATTTGTATTCACTAGAATGCGAGGAATGTTGTCCGTGACGGCGAGCGTGCTACCTCCGTTGAACCCAAACCAGCCGAACCACAATAACAAGGCACCAAACGTGGCTTGTGCCAGATCGTGCCCATGAATCGGTGTCCTTTGTCCGGTGAACCTCCCTATCCTCGGGCCGAGCACAATTGCTGCAGCGAGCGCAAGCCAACCTCCTAATGAGTGAACGACGGTCGATCCAGCAAAATCGATAAACCCGCGATTCTGCAGCCAACCTGTACTTGAGGGATCAAGATTTCCGCCCCAGGCCCAATGTCCCAGGACAGGATAGAACAACGTCGAACTGATCAGTGCGATCGACAGATACGCACTGAATCGAATGCGCTCAGCAACGGCCCCGGAAATGATCGTCGTGGCGGTACCGCAGAAGACGAGTTGGAACAAAAAGAAACTGAGCTGACCTGTTCCAGCGTCGGACCCCGGGAAAAACTGAGATGTTCCGATCAGTCCCGAATAGCTTGAACCAAACATCAGGCCGAAGCCGATCGCCCAATACATCAAACTCGACACGCAGAAATCGATCAGATTCTTGATCGCGACATTAATACTATTCTTGGCACGCGCGAAACCTGTTTCGAGCAGGCAGAACCCACCCTGCATTAGCATCACCAACGCTGAACAAATCAAGATCCAGACGAGATCAACAGGTTGAGGCACAGCGGGCATGGCGAATCCTTGAGGCTGAATGCGCGCAAACTTCCATCTCTCCACTGAAGAATCCGTGGAAATGGAACTTGTCTCGAATATCCAAATTGAAGACGGTTCGGCCTGAACGTGAGCGCACTCAGCGAACTTGTCACCTCACTCTAGATCGACTGTTCGAATGTGCTCTGCAAAAATGTTGCAAAAACGAAACACGCAAACGGCGGTCATTGTCACTGACGGTTACAACGACCCTGTCGATTCGACTGCTTCGGCATCCCGAATAACAGTGATTGCCGAAGGAAACGCGTCCCGGGCCGCCTCCAATCTCTCGGCAACAAGGAAGCGAACGGCATCGCGCATCCCGAGACTTTGCCAGGCCCGGTCTCGCAATTCGAGCGAACCCTCGATTCTGGGTCACGCTTTTGAGAAGATCCCTGCATTGCTCGATGTCACTTCTATAAATCGACGGAAAGACCGGGCCTTGATGGCTGGAATTTCAACCGTTTTGGATACTGGACGACAATGAACCAGACACGTCTCGTCATACAGAGTCTGATCCACCATTGGCGCACGAATCTTGCCATGGTGCTGGGAGTTGTTGCGGGAACCGCGGTGATCGGCGGGGCACTGATTGTCGGCGATTCCGTGAAGGCGAGCTTGCGTCAGATGACGCTCGATCGCCTGGGAAAAATCGACGAAGCACTTAGCGGTCCTCGTTTCTTTCGTGAAGATTTGGCCGATCGCTTGTCGGCAAGCGTGAATCACGGCACGACGTCCGTGGATTCCAAAAAGAAGATCGTGTCGCCCGCGATCATCATGCGCGCGGGTTTGCAGGCGCGAAAGGGTGAGAATGTCCGTCGAGCCGGCCAAGTCAACGTCTATGGCTTCGACGCCCGTGCCTGGTCGCTGATGGAAACAGGTGGACTGGAATCACCAAAAGAATCCGGTGTCGTGCTGAATGCACAGGCAGCACATGCGATCGACGCCCATGTCGGCGACGAAGTCACACTCTGGATTGAATTACCCAGCGCCGTACCTCGAGACACGCTCATGGGCAAGAAAGACAACGATTCGCAGGAGATTACCTTGACGGTTAGCGGCATCGCTTCCGATTCCACGGGCCTGGCGCGACTCGGGCTGCAACCAACGCAAGCGTATCCTCTCAATTCGTTCGTCGACCTGCATTTCCTACAAGCACAATTGGATCTGGACCGAGTCAAACCCTCGCGTCGCGATCCCGTCGGAAAGCCGTCACGCGTCAACACATTGCTGATCCATGATGAGGATGCCAAGACCAATACCAAACCGACACTTAACTCTCTGACGACGGACGCATTGCGAAAGGTGTGGACATTGTCGGATCTCAATCTGAGGCTTGTCGATAACCCATCAATCAATGGGTTGGTGCTGGAATCCGATCAGATGATTCTCGAAAACAATCTGGCCGCAGCTGCAATCAAAACCGCCGCAAACAGCAACTTGGTCGCGGCTCCGGTGATGGTCTATCTTGCCAATAAGCTCTGGAATCCCGCAGTCTATGAACCTGGAAAGCGCCCCGGCTATTCGATGTACTCGACCGTCGCGGGAATCGAATTTTCGGACTTGAATCGGGGACCGTTCAAGGACTTCAGTTTCATCGGTGATGCACCGAAATCGCTGGACGAGAATGAGGTGATCATCAATCAATTTCTAGCCGCCGACCTGGAAGCGAAAGTCGGGGATCAAATCAAGTTCACCTACCACACAGTCGGATCTCGCGGTGAACTGCCCGAACTCGAAGAAACGGTGACGGTCCGTGGCATCGTCGCGATGAGCGGAGCAGCCATCGATCGGACGCTCACACCCGAAGTCAAGGGCATCACCGACGTCGACTCGCTGGCCGACTGGGACCAACCATTCCCGATGGATCTGAACGCCGTCACGCCACGAGATGATGAATACTGGAACGACTTTCGCGCGACGCCCAAGATGTTTTTGCCCCTCCAAACCGCGAAGAAACTGTGGCCCAGCCGTTACGGCTCATTGACGTCGCTACGACTCGTCGCCGCCGCGGACGAGCCGACGAACCTAAAAGCACTGCACGAGAAATTCGCCGGCGAACTTCTCGGCGACGTCGCACCAGTGGAGGTAAATATGGCCGTCCAACCTGTGAAAGCGATTGGACTTCTCGCCGCCAATGGTTCGACAGATTTCTCTGGATTATTCTTTGGATTCAGCCTGTTTCTGATCGTTGCCGCGATGATCTTGATCGGATTGCTGTTCCGACTCGGTATCGAACAGCGCGTACGCGATCTTGGATTACTGGGTGCGATTGGCTTTACGTCGGGACAGATCCGCCAACAGATGCTTTTTGAAGGCACGGCCACTGCTGTGACAGGCGGCCTGCTCGGAACGGTAGTGGCCGTCGGATATGCAAAACTCATGATTTACGGCCTGACACATTGGTGGGTCGGTGCCATCGGAACCTCCAACTTGATTCTGGCCGTTCAACCGCTCAGCTTGCTGACGGGGTTCGCCATTGCCGTGCTCGCGGCAATCATTTCGATCTGGTGGGCGTTGCGGCAACTGAAACAATTGAGCCTGCGAGAACAACTCGCGGGTGTCACCGAACAAACAATTGATTGGGCCGCACAAGCACGTCGAACGGAACGCATTCTACGTCGCGCGACCATTTCAACAATATTGGCCGTTCTCCTAACTGGTACCGTTGCTATCGGGTTAATTCCTGCAGCCGGAGCGTTTTTCGGAATCGGAGTCCTCTTGCTTGTTGCGTGCCTTTCGTTTTTGTCCGCCTGGCTGCAACGGAAAAGTGGTTTCTTCGTGCATGGGAAGGGATGGATGGGACTGGGACGCCTTGGGCTACGAAATGCCTCGCGCCAACGTCAACGGACGGTCATGTCGGCGGGAATGATTGCAACGGCCACGTTCCTCATTGTCACCGTGGCCGCATTTCGACGAGACCCAACTAGCGAGTTACCAATAAAGACGTCAGGGAACGGTGGATTCACACTCGTTGCAGAGTCCAGCAGTCCCATCCTTTACGACATGAATACCGAGCACGGTCGGCAAAAGCTTCGACTGATCCCTGCAGCGAACTCACCTAGCGCGAAAGCCCTGGACTCGATGAAGGTCATTCCATTTCGCGTGAAGCCGGGCGAAGATGCCAGTTGCCTGAATCTATTCCAAACCAGGGTCCCCACTATCCTGGGCGCGCCGCGATCATTGATTGATGATCACAGATTTGCATTTGCTTCAGGTTCGTGGAAGGAATTGGCACCTCACCCCAGCAACACGGCAGCAGCAAATCCTCCCAGCGTGCCGGCAACTGAGCCTCCCATTCCCGTTCTAGGAGACCTGAATACCCTGATGTTCTCGTTGCACAAGCAAGTCGGACAAACGATTGCCATTCCAAGCGACGAAACACCGCAGCACCAGTTGATTGTCAAAGGCA from Schlesneria paludicola DSM 18645 carries:
- a CDS encoding DUF1501 domain-containing protein, giving the protein MFAIPGQYGKDTCDGFSRRELIRIGGASLLGLSLPALLKSEQARAAEDVRYGGVGFGKAKHVILVYLQGGPSHLDLWDPKVDVPDNVKSVFKPIDTKLPGIQFTELMPKLAQELDKTTLLRAVSYSPNGLFNHTAAIYQMMTGYTADKVSPSGQLEPPSPKDFPNWGCHVIKARPPEVPMLPYVMMPRPLQESGVIGKGGTAGFMGRAFDPYTLYPVGDDMDMAKMDRIKVDDLQLRADVPQERLARRASLRDTVNASLNDLDKAVSKYALDEYYGKALSLVLSGKAREAFNLSAESKELREKYGNNTFGQSCLLARRLIEAGTRVVQVNWPKVANSDNHSFDVHAGLSARMKNQSAPMLDSGLSALISDLDDRGLLKETLVLAIGEFGRSPKRGVSTSGNGNSDDGRDHWPYCYTGLIAGAGVKRGFVWGKSDQTASAPVENPVHPIELLATIYHSVGMNPRRTVYNHLNQPREMVNADAVTGILS
- a CDS encoding carboxylesterase family protein, coding for MHSPSHSAKGLPLRHITALALSLVCCAILADRSTFADEPSAGKQVEQKFAYPANPRHSMGYLLYLPASYRAAEQQKFPLLVFLHGSGERGNRLSLVKRHGPPKIAEEQPDFPFIVVSPQLTLENRFFDPAALAALLDQVEKTYRVDSDRIYVTGLSMGGWATWKLAAYQPERFAAVAPICGWTDTREAVKFKRLPVWAIHGDDDGGVPFMETEQMVDAIRGIGGNVKFTILSNAPHDVWTSTYAMPEFYEWLLRHRKSSLAAKAE
- the amt gene encoding ammonium transporter, which codes for MPAVPQPVDLVWILICSALVMLMQGGFCLLETGFARAKNSINVAIKNLIDFCVSSLMYWAIGFGLMFGSSYSGLIGTSQFFPGSDAGTGQLSFFLFQLVFCGTATTIISGAVAERIRFSAYLSIALISSTLFYPVLGHWAWGGNLDPSSTGWLQNRGFIDFAGSTVVHSLGGWLALAAAIVLGPRIGRFTGQRTPIHGHDLAQATFGALLLWFGWFGFNGGSTLAVTDNIPRILVNTNLAAAAGGLSALFLAWRLTKRADVGQAINGVLAGLVAMTASCHLAEPIAAILIGSVAGILSLAGSYLLERLQIDDVVGAVPVHAFGGTWGTLVVALVASPSVTGRTWQEQLGVQALGVVTCWLWAFVGGWIVFRLLDFVHPLRVDAASETSGLNVSEHGAHTELIDLLQSMNQHSERSDFGRAVPVEPHTEVGQIASEYNRVLQVVSAEMQARSLAAEALRSAEEKYRSLFENSIEGIFQTSPDGRYLNANPALARIYGYESPDELINAIGDIERQLYLDPTRREEFRQRIIADGVVTGFESQVYRRDGTLIWISEAARGVRNSVGEIERYEGTVVDITERKQMEEWQRQKEAADAANLAKSSFLARMSHEIRTPLNGVIGMTELLLTTELDSRQHQFVKACQTSGRALLTLVNDILDLSKIEAGKLEMDVHDFDLEQLVHETTEMLWLRAHEKGLEFICDFDPQARQIYSGDGNRLGQILINLLNNAVKFTEHGEVILNIVCDRIENEIATLRFIVRDTGIGIPQDRANRLFQPFSQVDSSTTRKYGGTGLGLAICKHLVEMMGGQIGVESRVGAGTMFWFTVNFPVREHCELYSERDRRALEGRRVLIVDDNETNLLIMDEHTRRWGMQSATAATVEDALRLFDEARESDARFDLVISDYDMPERNGSDLALSLGTRGVMPPFIMLGSGLSNESAESLQAMGICQNLTKPVLSTQLYAAIQGVLQQNRLNSSGPRMTMRHTKVSSSPGEHGDIEVLVAEDNAINRLYVTTLLAEFGCKFRTVTNGLEAIQAIREHQFSIVLMDCQMPQLDGFEATRCIRTLESEHRIEGHVPIIALTANAVKGDADRCLAAGMDHYLSKPFEPRSLYDVILKYRRRVAANTEDTAVSSVDQTIPEMESDGTESVKERATMTLKQVEETFGIAPPIDAAVLLERCLGDVEFMQSLLTELCATGPRRVAEIVACATRNDSLETANAAHALKGAAATLGADMIVRLTTEIEDIGRAGSLEGILERIEQLEAEMDRCLKYIPTLTESAQELVTGVLGR
- a CDS encoding FtsX-like permease family protein, translating into MNQTRLVIQSLIHHWRTNLAMVLGVVAGTAVIGGALIVGDSVKASLRQMTLDRLGKIDEALSGPRFFREDLADRLSASVNHGTTSVDSKKKIVSPAIIMRAGLQARKGENVRRAGQVNVYGFDARAWSLMETGGLESPKESGVVLNAQAAHAIDAHVGDEVTLWIELPSAVPRDTLMGKKDNDSQEITLTVSGIASDSTGLARLGLQPTQAYPLNSFVDLHFLQAQLDLDRVKPSRRDPVGKPSRVNTLLIHDEDAKTNTKPTLNSLTTDALRKVWTLSDLNLRLVDNPSINGLVLESDQMILENNLAAAAIKTAANSNLVAAPVMVYLANKLWNPAVYEPGKRPGYSMYSTVAGIEFSDLNRGPFKDFSFIGDAPKSLDENEVIINQFLAADLEAKVGDQIKFTYHTVGSRGELPELEETVTVRGIVAMSGAAIDRTLTPEVKGITDVDSLADWDQPFPMDLNAVTPRDDEYWNDFRATPKMFLPLQTAKKLWPSRYGSLTSLRLVAAADEPTNLKALHEKFAGELLGDVAPVEVNMAVQPVKAIGLLAANGSTDFSGLFFGFSLFLIVAAMILIGLLFRLGIEQRVRDLGLLGAIGFTSGQIRQQMLFEGTATAVTGGLLGTVVAVGYAKLMIYGLTHWWVGAIGTSNLILAVQPLSLLTGFAIAVLAAIISIWWALRQLKQLSLREQLAGVTEQTIDWAAQARRTERILRRATISTILAVLLTGTVAIGLIPAAGAFFGIGVLLLVACLSFLSAWLQRKSGFFVHGKGWMGLGRLGLRNASRQRQRTVMSAGMIATATFLIVTVAAFRRDPTSELPIKTSGNGGFTLVAESSSPILYDMNTEHGRQKLRLIPAANSPSAKALDSMKVIPFRVKPGEDASCLNLFQTRVPTILGAPRSLIDDHRFAFASGSWKELAPHPSNTAAANPPSVPATEPPIPVLGDLNTLMFSLHKQVGQTIAIPSDETPQHQLIVKGMFQDSVFQGVLVMADDDFVRLFPEQKGFQYFLIDVPPAESEAASALLETELNEYGFDAEPVAERLARFLSVQNTYLSTFQTLGGLGLLLGTFGLATVMLRNVLERQAEIALLRAVGFHAQGVATLILWENAFIMLWGLAAGAGSALLATAPNLLSRGADLPWVSLMTLLLVVLATGMLASTFAVRAAVRLPIVSTLRGD